The Rosa rugosa chromosome 1, drRosRugo1.1, whole genome shotgun sequence genomic sequence AAGATTCATTCTTGAAAATTTACACCTTTGATTTAAACTTTTGAGAGCAGTTTCTAGTTTGTGTAGATTGGTGGTGCTTTGAAGAAGCTATATGTAATGATGGGATAGTGAAGCGTGAGGAATTATGGGTCACTTCCAAACTCTGGTTTGTTTACACATGGAGAATGgtttaaaactctgtttagatTTTCTAGCATCCAAAGTTTATTGAAATTTCTTACTTTATGGAAAGCGGAAGATTATCTAATGTTAGAATTGTGATTATTTGCAGGTGTACTGATCATGAATCAGAAGACGTACCGAAGGCATTTGATAAAACTTTGCCAGATTTGCAACTTGACTATCTGGATCTTATCTTGTATGTGGACTACTTTTAAGCTTTACTCTTGCATTTATACCAAGGAATGTGACCAAGACGGTGGCTTTGATGCTCTTAATATGATTTTGAAGTGGGTTTGGTTGAGGTGGAGCGGTGGATTcaaagagaggaagaagaataagGAAGGGCTGTTATGCACTTATGCGCAATTGTTCATCTGGTTTTTAAAACCcagaattcatttttttttttaaattagttAATAGAGAAATAAAATTTTGTCCTTGATAAAAATATTACATGTATGGCACGTGCTTGACACGTCAGCTTTTTAACGAAACATGGACGGAATTTGGAAGGAGGCATCACGTAAATATCAAATTATGAGTTCATGTATCACATTGATAGATTTATGAGTGTCGGCATCAAATTAGCCTTGGCACCTAAGTTCAGACACTGAtggtgaatttttctcttgAATTAATAGCTAAATAAACTTATCTACGAACTGCACTATAATTCACGTTGAACATGACAATACAACACTATTATGCCCTAGCCTTCTAAATTAGTTGTGAggtgataaaaaaaaagaccatTGTATACCCCAATAATTaaatacaaacaaaaaatatttgttCAGTTTGTCcacacaaaaaaagaaaagaaagagactTGATATTTGTTCAGTGGAACTTGAAAGGCAAAGGTGGGTTGTGCATCTATAATGAGGAAGAAGCTTATCCCACTAGATTTTCCAAATTACAAGATCGTCTTGATGTTGATGTTAATATAAGAAGGGAACCACAATTAGGCAGGTTTAATTTGTAGAAACTCAAAAGATTCTAATTTGTgtagaatttcaaaatattaTAGCTAAGCTGCAAGCAGAGTTGGAAACCTTCCAGTACTGTTTTGAAATGACAGAGTTAATGGGCAATAGACTTGCCTATTCCCAGTCAGTGGACAGGGATAAAACAAGTGGTTACACAATTGGAAGGGGAGGAGAAcaactttatttatttatttttttggattCAAGGAGAACAACATATATTTCCCACTGTATTTAGGAATAAGGAGAGATTCTTCCGTGGAACACCCGCACCACGTGATTTAGGGCTGACCAATGAGGGACTTAGCAGGGGGTATTTTAGATATTTTACTTTAAAAAGCAGGGACAATtttgaaaaaagaataaaaaattttaatttttgattggTCAGTCCTAAAGCCACGTGGTGTGGCTGCCCCTTATGCAAGAATTTCTCTAGGAATAAGAGTTGGTTCACATATATAGTTTGTGAAAATATTGCAAGTAATATTCTACCATCTGGCTACAACTAAAAATCCTTAATCTATATCGAATTTCATCTATTTGACTCCACCAGAAATATGAatgtatgaaaaaaaaaaattcactcaTACTTAAAAGGACAGCAGAGGTTGTGCATCTAATGAAGAACCTGTAGTACCATCCATACATGATAACCCTGTTGATGTAGAACGAACATCCCAAGCCTCGGTCATTCCATTAGTTCGATCATACCCAATCTCTGAGAAGTTTTGTTGAGCATCAGAATGAGCTTTAACCGACAATTGGATTCCCTCCAACTCCACAGCAACTTCTTTCATAGTAGGTCGTTTTCTCCCGTTCAAATTTAAGCATCTCTTTGCAAGGTTAGCAACTGCCACAATTTCTTCTTCCCGACCATCACTTCTAACTCGAGTATCGAGAATATCGAACAGGCAATTTCCTTCCATTGAAAGAATGAAATGGTTTGCTAGGCTTCTCCATTCATCTGAGGTTGTCGGAGAAATTGGTTTTTGTCCTGTCAAGAGCTCAGCAAGGACCACTCCAAAGCTATAAACATCACTCTTGTCAGTAAATTGACTGGATTGGAAATATTCTGGGTCTAGATAACCAAATGTTCCTTGTACTCGTGTAGTAAGGTGTGTCTTATCAATGGCAATAGATCTTGATGTTCCAAAGTCTGCTACTTTGGCTCTATACTTATCATCCAATAGAATGTTAGAAGACTTGATGTCTCTGTGGTATATAGGCATGGAAGCAGATGAATGTAAGTACGAAATAGCTCCTGCAATTTCCTTCGACACCCGTAAGCGCATTTCCCAAGTGAGAGGAAACTCCTCATTATGGTGATGAATATACTGAGAAAGTGTTCCATTAAGTATGAATTCATAAACCAAAAGAGGAACTTCCGTCTCTAAACAGCACCCCAATAACTTGACCACATTCCTATGGTTAATTTGTGAAAGAATGACAATTTCATTAATGAAATTTCCAACTTCACCTCCAACAAGTTTTTTAGACTGCTTTACAGCAACAATTCTTCCATCTTCCAGCATTCCTTTGTAAACCGTACCTTGGCCTCCTTGGCCAAGAATTCTGTCCACATTAAAGTGGTCAGTAGCTTTGTCTAACTCCTTCGAATTGAACAACTTAATTTTGTCGACATTTACTTCACCAGATAATAGTTGTTGCTCCAACAATAAACCACCATTTTGTTTAAAAAACTTCTCCTTCTGCTTTatgttcttccttttctttatgGCTTTGTGCAACCACCAAGCAACACCGAGTAGAAACAGTAGTCCAAGAACGCTACCGATAACTGAGTAGCACAGATAAGGATAATTTGGTCAGTGAGAAGCTGTCCTTGTGATTTTGTAAAGAATACGAGCTACCACCAATTTTACAATTAtgtaaaaacaattttttttttttttttagaaagatAAGTTATTGATCCAAGTAAAGAAAAAGCTTTAGCCATACCTATAAAGGCCAGTTTAACTGCGGACTTTCTCTTTGGATAGTAGCATTCGGCATATCCAGGATGATTCTTACAAGCATAGTCCACAGGACACTGCCGGTTTGGAGCCAAGCATTCATTTATATCTGGGTATATATTGATATTCGCCGCACAAAACAGGgaagaaaaaaagtaaaataaagatGGTATAGTTTCTTgatcataaaataaataaattaacaaGTTTATTGCAGGCTAGaataaaatcaaatcctcatatCACAAATGAAAACTCAGCAGTTTGTTTCTTAGAATTACAAATGATCTATGCCACTCACATAAAGGAGTATATACATTGTTcatgaattttcttttcttctcatcTCATCCATTCAGAATCAGAGGATAATGTGCAGTTCTCATGTTATATCTTATTTTAAGCATGCATTATGGTAGTAGAGGTTTACCTTGACATCCTTCAATGAGATAGGGGTTTCCTTCAAATCCCGTTGCACAGAAACATTCCAGCCTTGAGGAACTATTTGTTGAAGAGGTGTCATTGTATTCCAGGCAGTTAACAGATCTATCAGAAGCGATTGAAGAGGTTCCAAATACATCGAGGATCGAATGATATAAGCCCCATTCCAACACGGCAGGCACATAATCCATATCACTAATTCTGGCAGAGATATTAGTTAAATTGTTGGTAAACGACTGAAACCAGTCCTGGTCTGCCAAGAATGCATAATTGCATGGATTTGTTGTAGATATGAAACTGGTATCGAAGGTAGAGAGAAAGGAAGGGATAGAGACCTGGCTGCAATCCAAACCACCATTGCAGGTAGTGCTTGCATTGGAGGCAATTTCACACTGGGACAAGCACGTAGCTGAGATAGTCAAGCCATCTGAGCTAGAATTCAGCCCAGCCATAACACCACAACCAACTACTGTGAATCTGTTCTTTTGTGAGAACACAAAAGGGCTTCCCCACAAGTAGGCTGCTTGCCGAATTGGCTTATCACTGCAATTATTAGAGACCGTAATCGGGTTTCTGACTTTTAGTGTTCCTGCAATAGAAATTTCCAGTACCTCAAGATTCAGAGTGGTGCGGTTCAAGAAAGGTTTGGGTGGGCTGACTGACTCATTACACAGTATTTCGAACCAGTTATCTGCGTAACAACCTGGTCCAATTCCAAAAGGATATGGGATTGAAATGTTTCCACAATGTGATGGACAATTAGGCTTTGCTATTAAGATTTGTTGTGGTGCTGCTGCTACTGTAGCAGTATTAATACTGACACACCACAAGAACAGAGTAATATGAAGTAAAAGCTGCACAACATCCATTCTTctacctcttcctcctcctctcttcTAATTACCTATCTTCTGTCAAGTTCAAGGGTTGGAACTAGCTACGCAATTGATTCTTAAAGTATCAATCTAAACCCTATATAAGAGAAATGTAAAGTGGGGAATTGTgcttactatatatatatacagtgtTGAAGGATAGTTCCTTGCACGACTTTCCCACTGCTTATCCTTTTTTTTAAGTTCTAAACAAATCAAGCCATAAAAAGTGAAAGAAAGAGTCAATCAAGATGAGCACCGTGTGTGACTGTGTGGTGCTTTTTGCTGATGAACATTCTAGCAGCCATACTTGACAGACTCTACATGCAAGAATGGAGGATTCACCATGTTAGAGTCAACATGGTAAAAAGACGCGATTTCTTGCTCTGTAGCCGCATATATtttaaataaacaaaacaatctAGCTGGACTATTCAACCACTTAGGCATGATAGTCTAACAAGTACAGATtaatacaaaagaaaacaatcaTATATATGTTTACTGTGACTTGATCAAAGACCAAGAGTAGTTGACTGGCAAAACATTCATGTAACTGAGAAGCTCAACTAGTACCCATCAAGAATCTGGTTTTTACCTGACCCATAAGACTTGAAACCTACTGGTGTATCCAGAAATCTGGGACTGACCGCATTTGTACGTAATTTCATTTATTTGTTTGGAAAAGGTAATTAATTAACATAGCTCAGTATCCTCCGGACTTGATCAACATGAGATTAAGCAAAATTAATCAACTTCAAACCAGCAAGCAAACACGCACCTGAAGAAATAGCCTTCACAGCATGTGATTGAGGTCCACTCGATGCCCCACGAAGCACAGCACAAATGTACAATCATCCAAAGCAACCCTCTTTCTGAAGCTCAGGCCCTTCTGAGTCTGATCCAAAACAAGCCCCAACATCGTGGAGCTCCATTTTCATTTCGACGGCGAGGTCTTGGTTGGGGTGAGCCCTAATTGCTTCCATTTTTGAACCAAAGATTGGTAGTAAAAACCAATTTAGGGATTTTGATAAAACCTAAATTGACGCGCAATGGCGGGTCGCATGAGAAAGACGGCAGCATTTGAGCGATTTAAATTACTTATTTAGCCTGCAAAACGGGGAACTGCCACGTGTAGTCGTGTATGAAGGGATTCAGAAAAGCGTAAATTGCACTTTACACCCCTAAGATAGGGAGATTCTACGAATTGGCCAAACTATCAACCGTAAGGTAGTGAAACAACTGAGCACCGAGAAAACAGGAGAGAAACCTAGGTTCTCGAAAGAGAGAATGAGAGTTTgctgctcgtccggcggcgcctccGCGTCGACCGTGGCT encodes the following:
- the LOC133725749 gene encoding wall-associated receptor kinase-like 10 isoform X1, with amino-acid sequence MDVVQLLLHITLFLWCVSINTATVAAAPQQILIAKPNCPSHCGNISIPYPFGIGPGCYADNWFEILCNESVSPPKPFLNRTTLNLEVLEISIAGTLKVRNPITVSNNCSDKPIRQAAYLWGSPFVFSQKNRFTVVGCGVMAGLNSSSDGLTISATCLSQCEIASNASTTCNGGLDCSQVSIPSFLSTFDTSFISTTNPCNYAFLADQDWFQSFTNNLTNISARISDMDYVPAVLEWGLYHSILDVFGTSSIASDRSVNCLEYNDTSSTNSSSRLECFCATGFEGNPYLIEGCQDINECLAPNRQCPVDYACKNHPGYAECYYPKRKSAVKLAFIVIGSVLGLLFLLGVAWWLHKAIKKRKNIKQKEKFFKQNGGLLLEQQLLSGEVNVDKIKLFNSKELDKATDHFNVDRILGQGGQGTVYKGMLEDGRIVAVKQSKKLVGGEVGNFINEIVILSQINHRNVVKLLGCCLETEVPLLVYEFILNGTLSQYIHHHNEEFPLTWEMRLRVSKEIAGAISYLHSSASMPIYHRDIKSSNILLDDKYRAKVADFGTSRSIAIDKTHLTTRVQGTFGYLDPEYFQSSQFTDKSDVYSFGVVLAELLTGQKPISPTTSDEWRSLANHFILSMEGNCLFDILDTRVRSDGREEEIVAVANLAKRCLNLNGRKRPTMKEVAVELEGIQLSVKAHSDAQQNFSEIGYDRTNGMTEAWDVRSTSTGLSCMDGTTGSSLDAQPLLSF
- the LOC133725749 gene encoding wall-associated receptor kinase-like 10 isoform X2, whose product is MAGLNSSSDGLTISATCLSQCEIASNASTTCNGGLDCSQVSIPSFLSTFDTSFISTTNPCNYAFLADQDWFQSFTNNLTNISARISDMDYVPAVLEWGLYHSILDVFGTSSIASDRSVNCLEYNDTSSTNSSSRLECFCATGFEGNPYLIEGCQDINECLAPNRQCPVDYACKNHPGYAECYYPKRKSAVKLAFIVIGSVLGLLFLLGVAWWLHKAIKKRKNIKQKEKFFKQNGGLLLEQQLLSGEVNVDKIKLFNSKELDKATDHFNVDRILGQGGQGTVYKGMLEDGRIVAVKQSKKLVGGEVGNFINEIVILSQINHRNVVKLLGCCLETEVPLLVYEFILNGTLSQYIHHHNEEFPLTWEMRLRVSKEIAGAISYLHSSASMPIYHRDIKSSNILLDDKYRAKVADFGTSRSIAIDKTHLTTRVQGTFGYLDPEYFQSSQFTDKSDVYSFGVVLAELLTGQKPISPTTSDEWRSLANHFILSMEGNCLFDILDTRVRSDGREEEIVAVANLAKRCLNLNGRKRPTMKEVAVELEGIQLSVKAHSDAQQNFSEIGYDRTNGMTEAWDVRSTSTGLSCMDGTTGSSLDAQPLLSF